CATTAATGTATCAATGAATCAAGTGATTAAATGAAACCTCTTTTtcgcatatattttttataatttgtaattacaattaaaaatcaatggATCAAACCATtcagttttgaaaaatttttttagaagtgACCTCGGGGAGGTAAcacggaaaattttaattaagatttttttttttttttataaaaatacaaagtgTTAACTGACATGTGTTCGACATCTTGTGTTAAATATTTGCTAAATGATTAAATGtgttatatattgtatatataacaTACTTGTACTGTtctattaataatgaataatcaGTGgcttacaatatatatttgtaaaatatgatgaatttatactttttacacttatttacaTGAAAAATCACATAACTTGTGacgaatataaaataaataaaaaaatatatctgtaCATTTATAACACTTTTCTCTTACATATTtactaatgaaaataaatttctttttttaaatactttgggaaataaaaaaacaaatacataaatttatattacttGAGATTcagagaatttaaattaacaaattatctGGGAGAATAATTGTTTAGATCTTCAGTAGGTCTACGTGAATCTGATTTTTCCAATAGTTAGATCTACGTTACTTCTAGCAGATCTGCGGAGATCAAAGTAGATCTCATAGTTGTCAAAGGATCTACgaaaatttatggaaattgGCGTAAATCGTTGGAGATCTCAGGTGAGTTCTGCAGCTCTACTAAGAAAAATTGATGTTTATAATTTGTCGATCTCCATAAATCTTAATAGATCTACTATGATATCATAGTAAAATCTTAAAAGATTTGGTGAGATCATTAGAGATCGCTATATATCTAAAATCATTGCCGATTCGTCTAAATCATCAGAGATCTATTCCAAATTTTAGATCTGTGGAGATCAGGACGATATTATAGTTACTAgggcttttttttttcaaaagatcTATGAAAATTACGGAAATCGTTGGAGATCTCCGACGAATTTGTAgctctaataataaaaatttatatttacaactaGTCGATCTCTGTAGATctccataaaaataaatagatctTCCTTGATATGTTAAATCCTGGAAATCTGATAAGATCAgtacaaattttttgagaTCACCATAGATCTAAAATCGTCAAAGATTCGAAATCATTAGAAATCTTTTAAGTTTACCGTAGATCTGAAGTCATTGACAATCTGCCGAAACTAATAGAGATCTTTTGAGatctgatttaattttaagatccacatagatctaaaatcattaaaaattccaaatcattagaaattttagaaGTTTACCGCAGATCTAAAGTCATTGACAATCTGCCGAAATCATCAGAGATCTTTTGAGATCTGCTTTAAATATAAGATCTACatagatctaaattatttttccaggTAATCACACTCGATCTTAACACCCTGAGCTATAACTTTCCCATTAGGTACTTCACTAATCATCAGTTACCATACAGTCAACTCTTTACCCATTGCACTACAGCCAaccaataatttttcttttacccGACGTAGTGTCATATGATTGCAGTAATTCCGTCCCTTGTTAGCGATCGGACTCACTGACGATCATTGAGACTGATTCTGACGTGCCCTACCTTAGACTATTCCTTACTAGTGAGAGCGGAGCCAATGGCCATTATGGCCCAGTACATAAATGTCCAgcattggaaaaattttgtcacaaatCACTGTCACTCTGGTCTTTAGTTTCTATACTACCATTAGCTACACAACTACCCGGTTGAATGTTAACatattttggaatgttttcaCTATTTTCATTACTTTGAATAAATATCGGCAGttgattattgttaatattatgtatcttattattatttgacaaCAAAGGTATTGAGcatttattataatcatttgACATCTCAATTAAACGATTAACGTTCATAACATCATCagtatcatcatcatcatcatcatcattatcattgtCTCGAGTTTCAGTATCGAAATTACAATCATTATCGACTAATTGAGCATTTCGTAAATTTGGTATTGTCAGTTGATTTGACGTAGACGGTGATAATTGACGTTGTGACGGAGGCCACCCAAGTGATATTGAAAACTTTTTAGCTGATTTCGTAAGTGAGTCAATATCGCCACTGTGATCTATTTGAACACTCGATAATGGGCCGTCGAGACATGGACTCAGAACACGAGGATTCATTGCCAAAAAATCAACAATTTCCGGCGCCGTCGGTCTTTTCGTATAATCGAATGCCCAACACGATTTAATTAATGTTTCTCTGTAACAATTTCAAAGCAATATATTATACTATtttatgatagaatatattgTAGTACAACTCTTTTATCAATTAAGGCCACTTTATTTTAAGAGCTGACTTAAATGCTGtcctcattttaaaaatattatcatagAGTTAAactattgagaaaaaaaaacaatcctGGTTGAGAAATCCGATTCCCTTCAATAGAATTTGATTGGAAATTTCCCATTGAAGTCCCAGTGAAtcggaaatttttgaaaaatatattattttccgattggaACCGATTCATTCCGATTATACTCAATTGGATTTCAATCGGAATTCTTAACcagggaaataaataaattaattattttcttacaatTGTGGTTTGACGCCTTTGGGTATATCAAGTGTTTTTCCTTCTTTAACGTAACTTAAAACTTGATTATTACTTAGTCCTTGAAAAGGAAAACTGCCGAAGGTTACTATTTCGTACAGCAATACGCCGTAGGACCATACATCAGAAGCTGGCGAAAAGACACCAAAACTTAATGATTCTGGTGCCATCCAACGAACTGGTAACATTCCTAaaacataatattttgttataaaaatagaaaaacgGTTGGCTGTCTAGGGACTTTCAAAAAGGcttttgtaaaaattctgtAGAAATTGATGGTGAGGATTAATATTAACGTCtaagtaaatttgaaaaattacttgcCTTTACGACTAAATTTGTAGTAATCGTTTTCATACATCGGTCTTGTCATCCCAAAATCACCAAGCTTAACAACCCTTTGTGCGTTAACCAGACAATTACGGGATGCGACATCTCTGTAACATTAATTGCAGTTATcgttaattttgataaaatgaatCTTGCAATAAAACAGacatgaaatatatatataaagccTCTTTTTCAAACTGGTTGGCTGAAGACAGCATCGAAATATGTACAATTTACAGAGCaatatacattaaaataaatatatgagaagCGAAATGTGCGTATAACATTAATTCTAGGAATAgtgaaagaaaatattttttctgttggcATAGACAGCGAGTCCCGAATTTCTGATAGGACAGATTTTCTTGAAAGTGAAGGATGGGATACCTACTTTTGGCATTCGGAAATGTTAATAgcaacccgatgaaaaaagattttatacaattgtataaaattatatacaaaaaatggtcTGAttcaattgtatacaactgtatagtaattgtatacaattctatacaaattgtatacaagtctatagaattatatacaattctatataattgcaatatatagaaatgtatataattatatagaattgtaaacaatttgtatagaattgtatacaatatctacacaaattgtatacaattggatcgggccattttttctatccaattatatatagtaatccaatcatatatattatattaatataatttttattttatgtcaaGTTTGTTAAAAGCAATATGTATTAAATTCAACAATATGAATAGAATTACGTATATGCATTGTATCGAGACTATTATTGTACCTTCAAAAAACAATATACATTTACTATATTCTCATTGAATAACCTGCTGAAGGTGTTAATAATTGTTCaagtatttcattttaaatatagtaGTTTCGAACAGTTATTAACACCTTCAGTAAGTTATTCAatgagaataataatttataaaaacagcATAGAAATGTACACAATTCATACagcaatataaattaaaacaaatatatgaaCAGTGACACGCGTGAAACAGGAATTCTagtataaacaaaaattagtttacCTATGGACGTATTTGAGTTGCGCCAAATAACTCAATCCACATGCGACATCTAATGCCATTGCTGTaagttttttgtttgaaatttcatcGGTATCTTCATAATTATGATCATTAACCAAATGCCTTCTTGccaataaataagtttttaaatccCCATAGAGCATAAACTCCATAACAGTCAGCACTGGTGTTGTTTTAATACAAACACCAagtaatttaatgatatttttatgttcAAAACGTTTCATAACTTCAACTTCACTTAAAAAGTCTAATTTTTGTTCCGTAGTACTACCCAATTTAAGTGTTTTAACGGCAACAGCCAACCAACCCTTCTCCGGAAAAAATGTTTCTCCTCCATAAACTGTACCAAAGGCACCTTCCCCCAATTTACGATTAATAACAACTCGTTCGCGTGGTATTTCCCATTTATCAAGATCTAAAGTTGCTTGTCGTGGATCTAATCCAAATGATTCAAGAACTTTTTCTTGTAAACGTACTTTTTCATCGTATTTCtttttaacaattataaaACCTGTTATCAAAAATCCACCCAATAAACTCAATCCAATTACATTAGCAATGACAATTGCAACTTCACAACTAACGTTTAATAGTTCAGCTAAACCAGCTAAAATACATCTTGCTGGTGGTTCTGAACCATCATCTGGTAGTTTTAAATTCAACCATACAATTGCCGATTCATTGAGTTCCAATTTCCCACCAATTATTTCACCTTTTGTTTCCGAAATATTTGGATAAAAATTACCGACTGTTTtactttcattatttatcCGTTGGGCAATTGTAATCATTGATAGTCTTGATGGTCCGccgtaaaatttaatattgccCGAAACACCTTGAAAATCCGTTGACGCAATAATATCTGTCAATCTATTGACCGTTTGGTTTGAGTGTAAATCAAAAATGTAActttgattttcttttattaatttatcgattGCGTAAGCGTAAGTCCACACTGCATCATAAACATACCCAGCGTACGGTGATgggtataattttttattactacataACTCTTCATACTTATCACGCCATTCGCGGACTTTTATGCCTTCTTGCATCAATGAATTGTCTTTTGCAAAATACACATAAGAAACACTAAGGTGACCATTTATTGCTTCAATCATTTCTGATGTAGAGCATGATACATTTTCACCatatttattgtattcatCCGTATCAAACCAATTCATTTGAAGCCATAGTGGTAAAAACCATACGTAtccctgtaaaaaaaaaaaaaaacaattacagTCAAAATCTCCTAAAGTTGCTAGTCCCCTAAAGTTGCATTTCATGAAATTGCTAGACCCCTAAAGTTGCACTCCGTAAAGATAATAGTCCCCTAAAATTGCACGCCGTAAAGTTGCACTCCGTAAAGTTGCTAGTCCCCTAGTTGCACTCCGTAAAGTTACTAGTCCCCTAAAATTGCACGCCATAAAGTTGATAGTCCCGTAAAGTTGTATTTCGTGAAGTTGCTAGTCCCCTAAAGTTGCACTTCGTAAAGTTACTAGTCCCCTAAAATTGCACGCCGTAAAGTTGCACTCCGTAAAGTTGCTAGTCCCCTGAAGTTGTACTCCGTAAAGCTACTAGTCCCCTAAAGTTATTAGACTGTGTTCTTTAAAGTTGCTTGTATTTTTCCTCGCTGCGATTTTCAAAAGACGAATCGAAATAATAGATTCTGGCTTACTGTTTAAATATCTATGGCGTACCAAAACGCGCATAGGGGAATAATTATCCTAGTAAGTACGTAGAGTAGGAATAAGGAGAAAGAACAACTTTATATCGAATGGCCCTGGACGAAGAGAGCAACTTTAAGAGACTACgactgtattttaaaaaatttatgcagacatttaaatttaaatgtaaatcgGTTTGAAATTAATCAGACAGAGACTTTAGAGGTTACTGAATAAAtgaaaggtgaaaaaaaatgaaaaaaacgtCATCTTTTCTTTAAAATCTTAAGTTATatctatgatattttttttttaacagataagAGTCTAGGCAGCAATATATCTCTAATATTAAGTAAATGTTTGTTCAAAGAGCCGACTTTGCGGCGATTTtctatacatgtatatatttaatttaatggttgattaaattacttacatcATACGctgtcatttttaatttataagctTCACACATCACTTGACGTGCTATAGTATCATAAACATcagcaattattattttagctcgtatttttttcaagtcttcAAGAtactggaaaaaataatacttatttatttaatcataatgAATGTTATTGCCACTGATTAATTAACAAagcttgatattttttatttataaataaatatacaatacGCAATAAAAAGAACTTTCAGATGTACATTGAAACTCGATCCAAgcagaatttattattaatcgcatatttttttttatttcaaattttgatgaaataactttatttaacctcgtgtaatttattataattataaattattaatattttttttatatttatttttagctaaattgtaatttttatttattttgaatggtCAAAGTTTGCAAATGACCTAAtattcgtaattttttatgtaatttttttaatcactgtTTGAATGCCCACATGACCCTGAATGACttcattcaaaatataaacaataacatgtcatacattttttttgcctCTTGTTCTAAAGATCAAAGGAGGGAATGCGTATTTTTGTCGGAATTTCAAGGTTTTTgtaatgaaattcaaaaaattactcagatgtatgtcgattttttaaaataaaatattaaatcttaTATCCACTTCAACCGAGGACAGTTCAACCTAGCGACATTTCAACTGAAAATAACCTGGTCCCCCTTAATTAGGTGCCCCCTTATCAGGGATTTTTTGTCAGTTGAAATGTCGCTAGGTTGAACTGTCGTTCAGTTGAAGTGTCCTCGGTTGAACTGTCGCAGTTGAACTGTCTTGGGTTTAATAGTCGCGGCACCGGAAAAACATCATTTAGATCTAACTAGATctaaacttttaataaatcacACAAGATCTCTAATGACTCCGGCAGATCGTCAATGACTTCCGATCTACGGCgattttcaaagatttccaATGACTTCGAATTTTCGATGATTTTAGACCTACGTTGATGTTATCAGATCTTCTAgatttaacaataatatcaatGGGGATCTATTTAGATTTATGGAGATCTACGAAGATCGAAAAGTTATAAACATCGATTTTTCTTATTAGGGTTACAGAGCTCACCGGAGATCTTCGACGACTTCCGCGAAGTTCCCAAATCTTTGTAaatctctttaaaaaaattccctggcAACTATAAGATCTTTCTGATCTGCGTCGATCTGCTAGAAGTAACGAAGAtctaatttttagaaaaatcagaTCTCCGTAGACTTACTGTAGATCAACgtagatctaaattatttttgctcatTACTAACTAAAATGTCAATCATAACCAATATTTACCTCAGTCATTTCATGACCTTCTCGCTCACGTGGAAATTTAACATtagcaataaaattaattccatTATCTCGTAAAATTTCTTGCATATACGAAATATATTCGGTATACTTTTGTCCATCTTCCGTTAATGCTGCTATTCGTTTCCATCCAAAGTGTTGAAATAGTTGTAAATAAACATGACGATACTGTTTATTTTCACCGatagtacgaaaaaaatatggaTATCTACTGCGATCATTGAATGTTGATCCTTCAGCACTATAACTTATGATCATTGTTTTATAATGCCTTGAAATACCAATAAGTGGTTCAATTGTTTCTGAACACGCAGGCCCCAATACgccaatcaattttttatagtaattatgaACAATGTAATCAATAAATGATTTCATAACCATATCTGATTTACACTGACCATCACTTGCAAGCAGCGTAATGTCATAATCCCGCAATATagtattgtttttatttatagctTGTCTTGCCATAAGTGCGGCGACTGCTATTGACTTAGCAGTGTAGGGTGTCCCAGTCATAGGGAAAATACCACCAATATACAAAACATTTTTGTCATCATCATTAGGCATCCAATAGTGTagtgtataatttaaattatcttttatCCATCCACATGCAATATCATCTTCACTGGTATCAAAAtctatcaaattattgtaaCGACTTATCAGATCTTCATACATTTTGGAGCTTAATTGCGCACGATTGATAGCTTCCCATGCAAATTTTCCGATCGTCTCTAACTTAGACCAAGCAAGTTTTACTAAACGATTTGACTCGTAAACGCAACCAATATTTAAACCTCTACTTCCACAACCGGGAAATTCAATTGCTATAAAGTCACGTTCATTAGGAATAACATCACTTGGCGTCCAgtgtaaaattgaaaatgattGAGGCTTAGGATTACTTGTTGCAAGATACTCTTTTGTAAGGAATTTAGTGAAATTTCTTAAATGTGGACCAATCCATATGACTTTAACATAAAGCTTCAAAATATCTATATGATCTTTGATAAAGTAAGTTATGTCTGATTCTGACGCCAATAAAAGAGCacaatttgatttattattttgatttgaGTGATTTTTACAATGAGGTGGAATGTACATTCCTTTGTTACAAAATGCTTCTTGACAATAATAACGACCGTTAGGTGCTTGAGTTAAGTTTTTAATAACTGTTAAAATATCATCATTAAGATCAAAACGTGATGCTGTTTCGGGGTAAGCAAATGTTCGCCAATTATCATCTGGATCACTAAGTTCTACGGGAATGTACCAACTAAATCGACCAGGTGTTGTTATGGAACCACATTCTTTAACATCGTAACGACTAAGTATTTGCATTATGTCTTCTTGTGGCGGTATCCATACTTCCATATTCACCATTGTTTCTGGAACACTGTCAATAAcccaaataattttagtatatATCATTGTATTGTGCGACTGGCCCAattaaaagtttgaaaattaccGCTTATTGATAATTCTAATTGATTCTTCACataagtacacggaaagaacaaGATGTTACTGATTACTATTCCGGATTACACTCAGTTCTATCTCAGATTTAACTCAGTTACATCTCAGCCATTTTCTCCTAGCGCATGCGCGTTTAGTATGCCAGACGCGCATGTGCTAGCAAAAAAATGGCCTAAATGTAACTGAGTTAAATCTGAGATAGAACTGAGTATAATCCAAATGTATGTGGTCACTATTATCTAAGATTCCTAACACAAGCTTGAGCAAGATTCTGGTGCCAGTGCCTTGAGCAAAACCCCTAGTcactagtgtctttttctacgtatgggTCTTGCGCAAAATCGTGTAGCAAGAAATCGTCATCAAGCCGTGTGCATAACTTGCTCAAGGCATTGTATACAAGAATATTGAAGATACCTTAGATGCGATACAGTGGAAAATTTTCTGGGACATTTCTTGCACCAGTAACTTACGCATGGCTTGCtaagatctgctcaaggctcaagGTCGATTTTAAGctttgagcagatcttgagcaagccatgcgcaACTATTTTCAACTACAGTCTTCCTTCACAATTGAGTTACAAGTTACAGTTTGGCACGAACTTCTTGAGTAAGGCTTGCACTGAACTTGCTATAGAAATCTCGCCACAAGTATCCGCGGCAAGACACATCCGAAGGAAAAGACACTAACGTCTACTGAACTTGAGACCAGGCTTGCTCAAGCCTTGAACAAGATTGTTATAAGGGATTACAACCAGTATAATCTAGCGCtttacacggtaagaaatattttgcggatatcactatgccagtatgggcgtgaacgccatactgcatggtatcgaagatttttataggttataaaattgtatgcatagatgattcaaccattgtGGAACAGGCGGTGATCACTTAGTGCTTTTGTATGGGACTCAATTTTGTCAGCGGACTCAGTTTTTCCATACCAACTTAAAAGCGCTGTCTTACAATTTATAGagtttttatagttatttatacTAATTGTTGATATCCACAAGGTTATCAAATTAGCGGAATCAATTTTGGGAAAATTCGTTTTGTCAAATTCACTATTTAAACTCCAACAACTCTGACAAAATTGGGCATGGTGGGGGGCAGAAGTGATCACCGCCTGTTGTGGAAATAGAAACATTAgcaatagttgtcgcggacgctgcaatgtcagtatggccatCAGGTCCATATTgcattgccgtatccacattgcttctagccgataaacctagtctaacgacatctatatagttttggtggtaatacgatagtatacattgattgacacgccagaaattatggcgggaaaaactagtagcattgtgccctcggcattgtagtatgggtctcagggccatgctgtttcaccgtacctgctatgcatacgtgtgagcaatacaatagctccagtactatacagtatagtaaataacgccatacttctgggactcattacaatactgtcttggaatattttaCATACTATTTCAGTATCGGTCTCGAGACCAGATGTAAGCGGTTATAttctctgaaatttttttttacctcggGTGTAACTGAGTATAATCCGGGATAGTAGCCAATACCATCTTGTTCTTTCCGTACAGTGaatagtgtaaaaaaatttagttttctatTGACTCACATTCTTTGGTCGGTGTATGTTAATGTTTCAGACATTCTTGAAATTACGGTAGTTGCATCAAACCAGTCGTCCTTCTCAATTAACGTGACGCCGGGATAACCGAGTATTTcaacaagaaatattttcattattcttGTTACTAGTCGCTGAGTAGGACGCCGAGTCAActcaaatgaaatttcaagTGATTGACCATCCAAATGGATAACACGTTTTGGATTTACTtctattatcaataaataaaataatataagattCTATTGTTTACGCAAATAATtacctatttatttatttattaatagtctACCTTTTATCGTTGTAAGACATTGGTTTGATGTATTGGCACATTGTATTATCACAATCAATAGTAAAAtgataattacataaattttcattttgataggtatctattttaaaaatattatttattgagttaattatttatcctgTAGGCTCATATATTCAATTGTATATGTAAGAGAGGAGTAGTAAATGCGGACAATAAGGAAATAATGGATTTGTGTAAACTGAAATacgcttaatttttttttttcttatttcaaGTATATAGAACAAATTTTTAGTCACggtagaaacttttttttttttttttagacgaatAAAATGGCTTTTAACACTAAATTCTATGCTAGGATTATTCTTTACgtgggagaaaaaaaaaaaatttattcttgagaagaattttaaaaagttttttttttcaggtacgGTCATTTCGGCTGGCGACTAAAGcgaagtaaaaatataaataaaacctgttagagtttaaaaatagtttcagAGAGCCTCATTTTgtcctacatatatatatatatatatatatatttttttttttttttttattaaagactGAGTTATATGAAATACTTTTTTCGCGACTGAAAAAACAAAGTAGAATGAATTAGCAACAATTAATCGTTTTGAGTTTTTTCTAtaggtccattttaccccagattttgaaatttttttgtatggcTGATCGTATTGATATCGAATACTTATTTCGGGACTAAACGAAAGTTGAATTAGTGAAAGAAAcgctaattaata
This window of the Microplitis mediator isolate UGA2020A chromosome 8, iyMicMedi2.1, whole genome shotgun sequence genome carries:
- the LOC130672759 gene encoding receptor-type guanylate cyclase gcy-18-like isoform X1 — translated: MKIYVIIILLLIVIIQCANTSNQCLTTIKEVNPKRVIHLDGQSLEISFELTRRPTQRLVTRIMKIFLVEILGYPGVTLIEKDDWFDATTVISRMSETLTYTDQRIVPETMVNMEVWIPPQEDIMQILSRYDVKECGSITTPGRFSWYIPVELSDPDDNWRTFAYPETASRFDLNDDILTVIKNLTQAPNGRYYCQEAFCNKGMYIPPHCKNHSNQNNKSNCALLLASESDITYFIKDHIDILKLYVKVIWIGPHLRNFTKFLTKEYLATSNPKPQSFSILHWTPSDVIPNERDFIAIEFPGCGSRGLNIGCVYESNRLVKLAWSKLETIGKFAWEAINRAQLSSKMYEDLISRYNNLIDFDTSEDDIACGWIKDNLNYTLHYWMPNDDDKNVLYIGGIFPMTGTPYTAKSIAVAALMARQAINKNNTILRDYDITLLASDGQCKSDMVMKSFIDYIVHNYYKKLIGVLGPACSETIEPLIGISRHYKTMIISYSAEGSTFNDRSRYPYFFRTIGENKQYRHVYLQLFQHFGWKRIAALTEDGQKYTEYISYMQEILRDNGINFIANVKFPREREGHEMTEYLEDLKKIRAKIIIADVYDTIARQVMCEAYKLKMTAYDGYVWFLPLWLQMNWFDTDEYNKYGENVSCSTSEMIEAINGHLSVSYVYFAKDNSLMQEGIKVREWRDKYEELCSNKKLYPSPYAGYVYDAVWTYAYAIDKLIKENQSYIFDLHSNQTVNRLTDIIASTDFQGVSGNIKFYGGPSRLSMITIAQRINNESKTVGNFYPNISETKGEIIGGKLELNESAIVWLNLKLPDDGSEPPARCILAGLAELLNVSCEVAIVIANVIGLSLLGGFLITGFIIVKKKYDEKVRLQEKVLESFGLDPRQATLDLDKWEIPRERVVINRKLGEGAFGTVYGGETFFPEKGWLAVAVKTLKLGSTTEQKLDFLSEVEVMKRFEHKNIIKLLGVCIKTTPVLTVMEFMLYGDLKTYLLARRHLVNDHNYEDTDEISNKKLTAMALDVACGLSYLAQLKYVHRDVASRNCLVNAQRVVKLGDFGMTRPMYENDYYKFSRKGMLPVRWMAPESLSFGVFSPASDVWSYGVLLYEIVTFGSFPFQGLSNNQVLSYVKEGKTLDIPKGVKPQLETLIKSCWAFDYTKRPTAPEIVDFLAMNPRVLSPCLDGPLSSVQIDHSGDIDSLTKSAKKFSISLGWPPSQRQLSPSTSNQLTIPNLRNAQLVDNDCNFDTETRDNDNDDDDDDDTDDVMNVNRLIEMSNDYNKCSIPLLSNNNKIHNINNNQLPIFIQSNENSENIPKYVNIQPGSCVANGSIETKDQSDSDL
- the LOC130672759 gene encoding receptor-type guanylate cyclase gcy-18-like isoform X2, which produces MKIFLVEILGYPGVTLIEKDDWFDATTVISRMSETLTYTDQRIVPETMVNMEVWIPPQEDIMQILSRYDVKECGSITTPGRFSWYIPVELSDPDDNWRTFAYPETASRFDLNDDILTVIKNLTQAPNGRYYCQEAFCNKGMYIPPHCKNHSNQNNKSNCALLLASESDITYFIKDHIDILKLYVKVIWIGPHLRNFTKFLTKEYLATSNPKPQSFSILHWTPSDVIPNERDFIAIEFPGCGSRGLNIGCVYESNRLVKLAWSKLETIGKFAWEAINRAQLSSKMYEDLISRYNNLIDFDTSEDDIACGWIKDNLNYTLHYWMPNDDDKNVLYIGGIFPMTGTPYTAKSIAVAALMARQAINKNNTILRDYDITLLASDGQCKSDMVMKSFIDYIVHNYYKKLIGVLGPACSETIEPLIGISRHYKTMIISYSAEGSTFNDRSRYPYFFRTIGENKQYRHVYLQLFQHFGWKRIAALTEDGQKYTEYISYMQEILRDNGINFIANVKFPREREGHEMTEYLEDLKKIRAKIIIADVYDTIARQVMCEAYKLKMTAYDGYVWFLPLWLQMNWFDTDEYNKYGENVSCSTSEMIEAINGHLSVSYVYFAKDNSLMQEGIKVREWRDKYEELCSNKKLYPSPYAGYVYDAVWTYAYAIDKLIKENQSYIFDLHSNQTVNRLTDIIASTDFQGVSGNIKFYGGPSRLSMITIAQRINNESKTVGNFYPNISETKGEIIGGKLELNESAIVWLNLKLPDDGSEPPARCILAGLAELLNVSCEVAIVIANVIGLSLLGGFLITGFIIVKKKYDEKVRLQEKVLESFGLDPRQATLDLDKWEIPRERVVINRKLGEGAFGTVYGGETFFPEKGWLAVAVKTLKLGSTTEQKLDFLSEVEVMKRFEHKNIIKLLGVCIKTTPVLTVMEFMLYGDLKTYLLARRHLVNDHNYEDTDEISNKKLTAMALDVACGLSYLAQLKYVHRDVASRNCLVNAQRVVKLGDFGMTRPMYENDYYKFSRKGMLPVRWMAPESLSFGVFSPASDVWSYGVLLYEIVTFGSFPFQGLSNNQVLSYVKEGKTLDIPKGVKPQLETLIKSCWAFDYTKRPTAPEIVDFLAMNPRVLSPCLDGPLSSVQIDHSGDIDSLTKSAKKFSISLGWPPSQRQLSPSTSNQLTIPNLRNAQLVDNDCNFDTETRDNDNDDDDDDDTDDVMNVNRLIEMSNDYNKCSIPLLSNNNKIHNINNNQLPIFIQSNENSENIPKYVNIQPGSCVANGSIETKDQSDSDL